One part of the Gemmatimonadaceae bacterium genome encodes these proteins:
- a CDS encoding BlaI/MecI/CopY family transcriptional regulator, whose amino-acid sequence MKELRLTELQLEIMAVLWTKGSATVADVHAAVGVKRGLAAATVATLLRRLEKKGAVAHETEGRQFVYEALITSAAARRSMLSEVAERLLPADVPALINQLLASHKIGAEELAQVKKLIEEKERQERKAHKTLGE is encoded by the coding sequence ATGAAGGAACTCCGGCTCACTGAGCTTCAGCTCGAGATCATGGCCGTGCTCTGGACGAAAGGCTCGGCAACCGTGGCAGACGTCCATGCAGCCGTGGGGGTCAAACGAGGCCTGGCAGCAGCCACCGTCGCGACTCTGCTCCGCCGCCTGGAGAAAAAAGGCGCCGTTGCGCACGAGACTGAGGGTCGGCAATTCGTTTACGAGGCGTTGATAACCTCTGCCGCCGCGCGTCGGTCGATGCTCAGCGAAGTCGCGGAGAGGCTGCTGCCCGCCGACGTACCCGCCCTGATCAACCAGCTACTGGCGTCGCACAAAATCGGGGCTGAAGAGCTCGCGCAGGTGAAGAAGCTGATCGAGGAGAAAGAGCGGCAGGAGCGCAAAGCACACAAAACGCTCGGCGAATGA
- a CDS encoding M56 family metallopeptidase codes for MMSLESLSFFVIYACASVAAWLATYMTHSTLIIGGLWLIDRLRTPGRDVQEVTWKLALISGVVTATIAVATGLQPLSGKYETASVVEASWRAAPNTSPLLRLLPTIIVAAWILYASFVLLKVAYVTTHARRSLGPRSDADNATRELVARVAQKMRITDTVRVTVSEELASPVILGTSEITLPRRVLEEFTPEEQRSVIGHELAHLARRDPWWLMLAATIESLFFFQVLNRMARMKWQEQSEYLCDELAVRAEGSPLPLARSLARVAEWSRGDIPQLLAPALAEQPSTLLGRVQQLIERDKGVRMTSRTTFISLAAALLLAVLGGSPAFAPGSVRGWGKPVFHWSGVLSAGQSIEVQGVMGSIHAVSTESDSVTVRATRHGRSTNPDIRFEVVRTKKGATVCVLYPTPAAHPANKCQPGARGQFNTRANDVEVEFAVSVPRGVGLFASSATGDITTNLLSGPVSAYSSSGSISVAMAATDWVGVRELESKSGNVKVSLPRSADLNVAAETRTGTIKSDFAIGQRRESFLSRLRLRGSLGTSARGVIGRGGRELVLSTIAGNIAITAN; via the coding sequence ATGATGTCCCTCGAGTCGCTGTCGTTCTTCGTTATTTACGCATGCGCATCGGTGGCCGCCTGGCTCGCTACCTATATGACGCACAGCACGCTGATCATCGGCGGCTTGTGGCTGATTGATCGGCTGCGCACACCAGGACGCGATGTTCAGGAAGTTACGTGGAAGCTCGCGCTGATCAGCGGCGTGGTCACGGCCACGATAGCTGTAGCGACCGGTCTTCAGCCGTTGAGCGGCAAGTACGAGACTGCGTCCGTCGTCGAAGCGAGCTGGCGCGCTGCCCCGAACACTTCTCCGCTGCTGCGCCTGCTGCCGACAATCATCGTCGCGGCCTGGATTCTCTACGCGTCGTTCGTGCTGCTGAAGGTTGCGTACGTCACGACGCATGCGCGACGCTCCCTCGGCCCTCGCTCGGACGCGGACAACGCAACACGTGAGCTGGTAGCACGCGTTGCGCAGAAGATGCGCATCACCGACACCGTTCGCGTCACCGTTTCCGAGGAGCTCGCCAGTCCCGTAATTCTCGGCACGTCGGAAATCACGTTGCCCCGCAGAGTTCTCGAGGAGTTCACGCCCGAGGAGCAGCGCAGCGTGATCGGGCACGAGCTCGCGCATCTCGCGCGACGCGATCCGTGGTGGCTGATGCTGGCCGCGACCATCGAATCGCTTTTTTTCTTTCAGGTCTTGAACAGGATGGCCCGAATGAAGTGGCAGGAGCAATCTGAGTATCTGTGTGACGAGCTTGCGGTGCGCGCGGAAGGTTCGCCTCTGCCACTCGCTCGTTCACTTGCGCGAGTCGCCGAGTGGTCGCGCGGGGATATACCTCAACTTCTGGCCCCCGCGCTGGCGGAGCAGCCCTCGACGCTCCTCGGTCGCGTTCAACAGCTGATCGAAAGGGACAAAGGCGTTCGCATGACGTCGCGCACCACGTTCATCTCCCTTGCCGCCGCCCTGTTGCTCGCAGTATTAGGTGGATCGCCTGCGTTTGCGCCCGGCTCCGTGCGAGGATGGGGGAAGCCCGTGTTTCACTGGTCCGGCGTTTTGTCCGCTGGTCAGTCGATCGAGGTACAGGGCGTGATGGGAAGCATCCACGCGGTCTCGACCGAAAGCGACAGCGTCACCGTGCGAGCTACACGGCACGGTCGGTCGACTAACCCCGATATTCGCTTCGAGGTGGTCCGCACGAAAAAGGGCGCGACAGTTTGCGTTCTGTACCCGACGCCTGCTGCTCATCCCGCGAACAAATGCCAGCCTGGGGCGCGCGGTCAGTTCAACACGCGGGCGAACGACGTCGAAGTGGAATTTGCGGTCTCGGTGCCCAGGGGAGTCGGCCTCTTCGCGTCGTCAGCGACAGGCGACATCACGACAAACCTGCTGAGCGGACCGGTGTCAGCTTACTCGAGCAGTGGCAGCATCAGCGTGGCAATGGCTGCCACCGATTGGGTGGGCGTGCGTGAGCTCGAGTCGAAGAGCGGCAACGTGAAGGTCTCGCTTCCGCGGAGCGCCGATCTAAACGTTGCGGCGGAAACGCGCACGGGTACGATCAA
- a CDS encoding protein kinase — MQTRLGTALEGRYTIDREIGVGGMATVYLARDVRHNRRVALKVLNPELGAVLGASRFLAEIEVTANLQHPNLLPLFDSGEVDGLLFYVMPYVEGESLRVRLDREKQLPVDETVSIASAIASALGYAHRHNVIHRDLKPENILMQEGQPLIADFGIALAVSNAGGARITQTGLSLGTPQYMSPEQATGDRVVDGRTDIYSLGAITYEMLVGDPPHVASTSQAIIAKLLTEKPASVRASRPNVPPHVDAAIGCALEKLAADRFTTAKEFADALEGKGAIATLASYQPSPVKAAVSRNSRIREIAAWSLVGALAAWLGWHYLRPQERLDAPVIRANFDLPAGARINDAMTGTTIAVSPKGDMIAFTSVTGVSRRMYVRRINEIAARQVSEAAGRNLTFSPDGRWVAFTEGNVLRKVSVDGGQISTVGTTGSAVPYGLSWSKSGMIYVGSFSGMWALPETGGEARRVNTDSSALRSGKRWPLVLPGGKAIAYVAASSPSQPQRLAVMTLEGGKIEEFDLSVAMPLGMLGDQLAYVSPSGGLMAVRFDNSARRPIGDPIQLDEGVLLDATAGAKASLSSSGTLAYLSGRAQFQPVLAASGGPAPTALIREPGNYGTPRFSPDGGRVAISVVGNNTTDIWIYNVARNTFTRLTNEGANIRPEWTPDGRHVIFISARTNKTGIWRQPADGSGPAELLYQPEVEPFEAVMSPDMKWLLVRTSPGAKYPRDILAVPLTGERTVVPLVTGPETESMPRLSPDGKWLAYHSNESGRFEIYVRPFPGSGARIQVSDAGGSEPLWGRSGRSLYYRTQLGEVVEVDVTTGAEFSIGARKVVLTGDYLTDSSHPNYDIAPDGRFLMLKRAGAESQTIVVHNWGAELREKTAARK, encoded by the coding sequence ATGCAAACCCGCCTCGGTACCGCGCTTGAAGGCCGCTACACAATCGACCGCGAGATTGGCGTGGGCGGGATGGCTACGGTCTACCTCGCGCGCGACGTCAGGCACAACCGCAGGGTCGCGCTCAAGGTTCTGAACCCCGAGCTCGGTGCCGTGCTCGGCGCATCGAGGTTCCTCGCCGAAATCGAGGTGACGGCGAATCTGCAGCACCCGAACCTCCTGCCGCTATTCGATTCCGGCGAGGTCGACGGGCTGCTGTTCTACGTGATGCCTTACGTGGAGGGCGAGAGTCTCCGTGTGCGCCTCGACCGCGAGAAGCAGCTTCCGGTGGACGAGACCGTCAGCATTGCATCCGCAATCGCAAGCGCATTGGGCTACGCGCACCGGCACAACGTGATTCATCGCGATCTCAAGCCCGAGAACATCCTGATGCAGGAAGGGCAACCGCTTATCGCCGACTTCGGGATCGCGCTGGCGGTGAGCAATGCAGGCGGTGCGCGCATCACGCAGACGGGGCTGAGTCTGGGCACGCCGCAGTACATGAGTCCCGAGCAGGCGACGGGTGACCGGGTAGTCGACGGTCGCACGGACATCTACTCGCTCGGCGCAATTACATATGAGATGCTCGTGGGTGATCCGCCGCACGTGGCGAGCACTTCTCAGGCGATCATCGCGAAGTTGCTGACGGAGAAACCCGCGAGCGTGCGCGCGAGCCGTCCGAATGTGCCACCGCATGTGGATGCAGCCATCGGATGCGCACTGGAGAAGCTCGCAGCCGACCGGTTCACGACGGCTAAGGAGTTTGCCGACGCGCTCGAAGGCAAAGGCGCGATCGCTACATTGGCCTCGTATCAACCGTCGCCAGTCAAAGCTGCAGTTAGCCGAAACTCGCGCATTCGGGAAATCGCTGCGTGGTCGCTCGTGGGCGCACTGGCCGCCTGGCTCGGCTGGCACTACTTGAGACCGCAGGAGCGCCTCGATGCCCCGGTCATTCGCGCCAACTTCGACCTGCCGGCCGGGGCCCGCATCAACGATGCGATGACCGGCACGACGATCGCCGTGTCACCTAAGGGAGATATGATCGCTTTCACCTCGGTAACCGGGGTGAGCCGCCGGATGTACGTGCGGCGCATCAACGAGATCGCAGCGCGGCAGGTTTCGGAAGCGGCAGGACGCAACCTCACTTTCTCGCCCGACGGCCGCTGGGTTGCCTTCACCGAAGGCAACGTGCTCAGGAAGGTCTCGGTGGACGGTGGGCAGATCAGCACTGTCGGGACGACTGGCAGCGCCGTGCCCTACGGTCTGAGCTGGAGCAAGTCCGGCATGATCTACGTCGGGTCGTTCAGCGGAATGTGGGCCTTGCCGGAGACTGGCGGGGAAGCGCGGCGCGTGAACACCGATTCCAGCGCCCTGCGGAGTGGAAAACGTTGGCCGCTCGTCCTGCCCGGTGGAAAAGCAATCGCATACGTCGCTGCAAGCAGTCCCTCCCAACCACAGCGGCTCGCTGTGATGACGCTCGAGGGCGGGAAGATCGAGGAGTTCGACCTGAGTGTCGCAATGCCGCTGGGAATGCTTGGCGACCAGCTCGCTTATGTCTCACCGTCGGGCGGCCTGATGGCGGTTCGCTTTGACAATTCCGCGCGTCGGCCGATAGGTGATCCTATTCAGCTGGACGAGGGAGTGCTCCTCGATGCGACGGCCGGAGCAAAGGCATCGCTCTCTTCCTCCGGGACCCTGGCATATCTCAGCGGGCGCGCACAGTTCCAGCCGGTACTCGCCGCCTCGGGCGGTCCGGCGCCCACCGCACTGATTCGCGAGCCCGGCAACTATGGCACTCCGCGTTTTTCGCCTGATGGCGGGCGCGTCGCGATCTCGGTCGTCGGCAATAACACGACCGATATCTGGATCTACAACGTTGCCCGAAACACGTTCACACGCCTCACGAACGAGGGTGCCAACATTCGACCTGAGTGGACCCCGGATGGACGCCACGTGATCTTCATTTCGGCGCGCACGAACAAGACCGGGATCTGGCGCCAGCCGGCTGATGGAAGCGGGCCGGCAGAGCTCCTTTACCAGCCCGAGGTCGAGCCGTTCGAAGCGGTCATGTCGCCGGACATGAAATGGCTCCTCGTTCGCACGTCTCCCGGCGCGAAGTACCCGCGCGACATCCTCGCCGTGCCGCTCACTGGCGAGCGAACTGTCGTTCCGCTGGTGACCGGACCTGAGACGGAGAGCATGCCCCGTTTGTCGCCGGATGGGAAGTGGCTTGCCTACCACTCGAATGAGAGCGGTCGCTTCGAGATCTATGTGCGGCCGTTCCCGGGAAGTGGCGCGCGAATACAGGTGAGCGACGCTGGCGGCTCGGAGCCACTGTGGGGCCGCTCGGGCCGGTCACTGTACTATCGCACCCAGCTCGGTGAGGTGGTCGAGGTCGATGTGACGACGGGCGCCGAATTTTCGATCGGCGCTCGAAAGGTCGTTCTTACCGGCGACTATCTCACCGACTCTTCACACCCCAATTACGACATCGCGCCCGACGGACGCTTCCTGATGCTCAAGCGCGCAGGCGCCGAGTCGCAAACCATCGTCGTGCACAACTGGGGCGCGGAGCTGCGGGAGAAAACGGCCGCCAGGAAGTAG
- a CDS encoding beta-N-acetylhexosaminidase, giving the protein MTDMRALTVRFAILVLSTGPFVACAPARQGAAPPPAPAQVRAPVAPRVVPQPVSMTLAGGDAFTLASSTSIVVDAGNAEVLRVASQLASLLRPATAFAVPISSSGAPAPGAIALRLASDAALGPEGYQLTVSRDSVRITASAAAGLFHGVQTLRQLLPPQIESDMSLSKVAWTVPAVSITDRPRYSWRGAMLDIARHFFTVDEIKQYVDLLALYKLNVLHLHLADDQGWRIEIKSRPKLVGMGSATQVGGGPGGYLTQAEYTDIVRYAQERYITVVPEIDLPGHINAALIGYPELSCSKRGPFVYTGTEVGWSTLCANKEETYAFVDDVVREIAALTPGRYFHMGGDENPILTKEEYSKFVERTQDIVERYGKHMVGWEEISHARLHPTTISQAWATDTVAAAAVQYGAKVLMSPAKRTYLDMKYDSTTQLGLTWAALIEVRDAYDWDPATYMKGVTEANIAGVEAPIWSETVRNLTAVQYLAMPRLPALAEVAWTPQSARNWESFRTRIATHAPRWNFLGVNYYRSPQIPW; this is encoded by the coding sequence ATGACTGACATGCGAGCATTGACGGTTCGATTTGCCATTCTCGTTCTTTCCACCGGACCCTTTGTCGCGTGTGCTCCTGCGAGGCAAGGCGCGGCACCGCCGCCCGCGCCGGCGCAGGTGCGTGCTCCCGTGGCTCCGCGCGTCGTACCGCAACCGGTATCCATGACGCTCGCCGGCGGCGACGCGTTCACGCTCGCGAGCTCAACGAGTATTGTCGTCGACGCCGGTAACGCAGAAGTGTTGCGCGTCGCGAGTCAGCTGGCTTCGCTGTTACGGCCCGCGACAGCGTTCGCGGTTCCAATATCGAGCAGTGGCGCGCCCGCTCCAGGTGCGATCGCGCTCCGCCTGGCAAGCGACGCCGCGCTCGGCCCCGAAGGATATCAGCTCACGGTGTCGCGCGATTCAGTGCGCATCACTGCCAGCGCGGCAGCCGGATTGTTTCACGGCGTGCAGACGCTGCGACAGCTGCTGCCGCCCCAGATCGAATCCGACATGTCGCTTTCGAAAGTCGCATGGACGGTTCCCGCGGTCTCGATCACCGATCGACCGCGTTATTCCTGGCGCGGAGCGATGCTCGACATTGCCCGCCATTTCTTCACCGTCGACGAGATCAAGCAGTACGTCGATCTGCTCGCGTTGTACAAGCTGAACGTGCTCCATCTCCACCTCGCCGACGACCAGGGGTGGCGCATCGAGATCAAGTCGCGCCCGAAGCTCGTTGGCATGGGCAGCGCGACCCAGGTTGGTGGAGGTCCTGGCGGATATCTCACGCAGGCGGAGTACACGGACATCGTGCGGTACGCGCAGGAGCGGTACATCACGGTAGTCCCCGAGATCGACCTGCCGGGGCACATCAACGCGGCGCTCATCGGATATCCCGAGCTGAGCTGCAGCAAGCGCGGCCCCTTCGTGTACACCGGAACGGAAGTCGGTTGGAGCACGCTTTGCGCGAACAAGGAAGAGACGTATGCGTTCGTGGACGACGTGGTGCGTGAGATCGCCGCACTGACCCCCGGCCGCTATTTCCACATGGGAGGCGACGAGAATCCGATTCTGACCAAGGAGGAGTACTCGAAATTTGTCGAGCGGACGCAGGACATCGTCGAGCGATACGGCAAGCACATGGTGGGATGGGAAGAGATCTCGCACGCGCGCCTGCACCCGACGACAATTTCGCAGGCGTGGGCGACGGATACGGTTGCCGCCGCCGCGGTGCAGTACGGCGCCAAAGTCCTCATGTCACCTGCCAAGCGGACTTATCTCGATATGAAGTACGACAGCACAACGCAGCTCGGGCTCACGTGGGCGGCCCTCATCGAAGTGCGCGATGCGTACGACTGGGATCCCGCGACATATATGAAGGGCGTGACGGAAGCGAACATCGCCGGCGTCGAGGCGCCGATCTGGTCGGAAACGGTGCGTAACCTGACGGCGGTGCAGTATCTGGCCATGCCGCGTTTGCCAGCGCTCGCGGAGGTCGCGTGGACGCCGCAGAGCGCGCGAAACTGGGAGAGTTTCAGAACGCGAATCGCGACGCACGCGCCGAGATGGAATTTTCTCGGCGTCAATTACTATCGGTCGCCTCAGATTCCCTGGTGA